From a region of the Poecile atricapillus isolate bPoeAtr1 chromosome 4, bPoeAtr1.hap1, whole genome shotgun sequence genome:
- the GAR1 gene encoding H/ACA ribonucleoprotein complex subunit 1 codes for MSFRGRGGGGGRGGGFNRGGGGGDRGGFNRGGRGGFGRGGGRGGFNRGGYDQGPPERVVFLGEFMHPCEDDIVCKCKTEENKVPYFNAPVYLENKEQIGKVDEIFGQLRDFYFSVKLSENMRASSFKKMQKFYIDPAKLLPLQRFLPRPPGEKGAPRGGGRGGRGGGRGGGRGGGRGGFGGGRGGGRGGGFRGGRGGGGFRGGRGGGGGFRGRGH; via the exons ATGTCTTTTCGTGgaagaggaggtggaggaggaagaggaggtggCTTCAACCGTGGAGGAGGTGGTGGTGACAGAGGTGGCTTTAACCGTGGCGGACGAGGTGGCTTTGGACGGGGAGGTGGAAGAGGAGGCTTCAACAGAGGAGGATATGACCAGGGCCCTCCAGAAAGGGTAGTTT tTTTGGGAGAGTTCATGCATCCCTGTGAAGATGATATAGTTTGTAAAtgtaaaacagaagaaaacaaggtGCCTTATTTCAATGCCCCAGTGTACCTGGAAAATAAGGAGCAGATTGGCAAAGTGGATGAAATATTTGGACAGCTGAGAGACTTT TATTTTTCAGTGAAACTGTCCGAGAACATGAGAGcctcttcatttaaaaaaatgcaaaag TTTTACATCGATCCAGCAAAGCTGCTACCTCTTCAGAGATTTTTGCCAAGGCCCCCAGGAGAAAAAGGTGCTCCCAGAGGAGGTGGTAGAGGAGGACGTGGTGGTGGACGTGGGGGAGGAAGAGGCGGTGGTAGAG gAGGATTTGGAGGAGGCAGAGgcggaggaagaggaggaggattcAGAGGAGgtagaggaggaggaggattcagaggaggaagaggtggtGGAGGAGGCTTTCGGG GAAGAGGACATTAA
- the RRH gene encoding visual pigment-like receptor peropsin: MHWNDSSNSSESDNEAHSAFTQTEHNIVAAYLITAGVISIFSNIVVLGIFVKYKELRTATNAIIINLAFTDIGVSGIGYPMSAASDLHGSWKFGYTGCQIYAALNIFFGMASIGLLTVVAVDRYLTICRPDIGRRMTTRSYATLILAAWINAVFWSSMPTAGWASYAPDPTGATCTVNWRKNDASFISYTMSVIAVNFVVPLTVMFYCYYNVSRTMKQYASSNCLESINIDWSDQVDVTKMSVVMIIMFLVAWSPYSIVCLWSSFGDPKKISPAMAIIAPLFAKSSTFYNPCIYVIANKKFRRAILAMVRCQTRQEITINNALPMSVSQSALTSQNSSHLPA; this comes from the exons ATGCATTGGAATGACTCATCCAATTCCTCAGAAAGTGACAATGAAGCTCATTCAGCCTTCACACAGACTGAGCACAACATAGTTGCAGCTTATTTAATAACAGCAG GAGTGATAAGCATTTTCAGTAACATTGTTGTGTTAGGCATCTTTGTTAAGTACAAGGAGCTTCGGACAGCAACCAACGCAATTATTATCAACTTGGCTTTTACTGATATTGGTGTTAGTGGCATTGGTTACCCCATGTCTGCTGCCTCAGACCTGCATGGAAGCTGGAAATTTGGATATACCGGATGCCAG ATCTATGCTGCCTTAAATATCTTTTTTGGGATGGCGAGTATTGGTTTGCTGACTGTTGTTGCTGTTGATCGTTACCTGACCATCTGCAGGCCTGACATAG GAAGAAGAATGACCACCCGTAGCTATGCCACTCTCATCCTTGCTGCTTGGATAAATGCAGTTTTCTGGTCTTCCATGCCTACTGCAGGCTGGGCCAGCTACGCTCCAGACCCCACTGGAGCAACGTGCACAGTGAACTGGAGGAAAAATGATGC GTCCTTTATTTCCTACACAATGAGTGTAATTGCTGTTAATTTTGTTGTGCCCTTAACAGTCATGTTTTACTGTTATTACAATGTTTCCCGGACAATGAAACAATATGCCAGCAGTAACTGCCTGGAGAGCATTAACATAGATTGGTCTGACCAAGTAGATGTGACAAAG ATGTCTGTTGTGATGATTATAATGTTCTTGGTGGCATGGTCTCCATATTCTATTGTGTGTTTGTGGTCTTCCTTTGGAGACCCAAAGAAAATTTCTCCTGCGATGGCCATCATAGCTCCTCTCTTCGCAAAATCTTCCACATTCTATAATCCCTGCATTTATGTCATTGCAAACAAAAA GTTTCGGAGGGCAATCCTGGCAATGGTGCGATGTCAGACAAGACAAGAGATAACCATAAACAATGCTTTGCCCATGAGTGTATCTCAAAGTGCACTGACATCGCAGAACTCCAGTCATTTGCCTGCATAA
- the LRIT3 gene encoding leucine-rich repeat, immunoglobulin-like domain and transmembrane domain-containing protein 3 has protein sequence MYLFICFYLLMSFFEEVHGFCPSQCTCVYHGRSDGTGTRSVLCNDPDMYEIPVNVPVDTVKLRIEKTVIRRIPTEAFYYLVDLKYLWVTYNCVANIDISSFYNLKQLHELRLDGNLLSTFPWESLAEMPNLRTLDLHNNKVTSIPADAGRYLRNLTYLDLSSNKLTTLPSDLMDIWPPFSGAIVSKNTDILVTQRVILGFQDNPWFCDCRISKLIEFSKIVDTSVVLLDPLISCSGPESLAGILFQRAELEQCLKPSVMTSATKITSPLGSNVLLRCDATGYPTPQLTWNRSDNIPVNYTVIQESPGEGVRWSIMSLTGISYKDAGEYRCKAKNLAGMSEAAVTVTVVGVVTTTVSPQKYGRKPEAERQNTTQEESKQEPERTTTPLPATPTTTALVSTERSTSMALTDKKQSRLMLDGKKVSKAATNGNKKQIGDSSKKGEDTSLNTAGTGEQNVTVKNLRVISETDERVTLTWKTVNATGNSAVTVLYSKYGEKDMLPLSTDSNKNKVTIDGLEPSTQYMACVSPKGVPPTKEQCVVFSTDGLNDESNSEFSILIVASSAGCVVVLPLIFFLLYKVLKLHLKPKSAKEAELAKETYVQFETLSLKPRTLGAGDQLWARRYTDESERLLLCSRSSMDSQMTFKSEGSRSEYLC, from the exons ATGTATCTGTTTATTTGCTTCTACCTCCTAATGAGTTTTTTTGAAGAAGTTCATGGCTTTTGTCCTTCACAATGCACTTGCGTTTACCATGGCAGAAGTGATGGCACTGGAACAAg GTCTGTACTCTGTAATGACCCTGACATGTATGAGATCCCTGTGAATGTTCCTGTGGATACTGTAAAACTTCGTATAGAGAAAACCGTCATACGAAGGATTCCGACTGAAGCCTTTTACTACCTGGTAGATCTCAAATACCTGTGGGTCACTTACAACTGTGTAGCCAACATTGATATCAGCAGCTTCTATAACTTGAAACAACTGCATGAGCTGAGGCTGGATGGTAATCTGCTTTCaactttcccttgggaatcCCTGGCAGAGATGCCAAACTTACGGACTCTTGATCTTCACAACAACAAAGTGACCAGCATTCCTGCTGATGCTGGCCGCTACCTGAGAAACCTGACCTACCTGGACCTGTCCAGCAACAAGCTGACCACCTTGCCATCAGATCTCATGGACATTTGGCCTCCCTTCTCAGGAGCTATCGTGTCCAAGAATACAGACATTCTGGTGACACAGAGAGTAATCTTGG GTTTTCAGGACAACCCATGGTTTTGTGACTGTCGCATTTCAAAGCTAATTGAATTTTCCAAAATTGTGGACACCTCCGTTGTACTTCTTGATCCATTGATTTCATGCAGTGGACCTGAGAGCCTGGCAGGAATCTTGTTCCAGAGAGCTGAGTTAGAGCAGTGTCTTAAACCATCTGTGATGACCTCGGCAACGAAGATCACCTCCCCACTGGGCAGCAATGTCCTGCTACGCTGTGACGCCACGGGGTACCCAACACCACAGCTCACTTGGAATAGGTCAGACAATATTCCAGTGAACTATACAG TAATTCAAGAAAGTCCTGGAGAGGGTGTCAGATGGTCCATAATGAGCTTGACAGGAATTTCGTACAAGGATGCAGGAGAATACAGATGTAAAGCCAAGAACTTGGCAGGAATGTCAGAAGCTGCTGTGACTGTCACAGTGGTTGGTGTAGTTACTACAACTGTGTCACCACAGAAATATGGGAGGAAGCCAGAGGCTGAGAGGCAGAATACAACTCAGGAGGAATCCAAGCAGGAACCTGAGAGGACAACCACACCTCTTCCCGCCACACCGACCACTACAGCTCTGGTTAGCACTGAAAGATCAACCAGCATGGCATTGACTGACAAAAAGCAATCCAGGCTCATGTTAGATGGAAAGAAAGTTTCAAAGGCAGCgacaaatggaaacaaaaagcaGATTGGAGATTCAAGCAAGAAGGGTGAGGATACTTCATTAAATACAGCTGGTACTGGTGAGCAAAATGTTACTGTGAAGAACCTAAGAGTGATCAGCGAAACTGATGAAAGAGTGACCTTAACTTGGAAAACTGTCAATGCCACCGGCAATTCCGCCGTGACTGTGTTATACTCCAAGTATGGTGAGAAAGATATGTTGCCTCTCAGCACTGATTCTAACAAAAACAAAGTCACAATCGATGGTTTGGAGCCTAGTACTCAATATATGGCCTGCGTCTCACCCAAAGGTGTGCCACCTACAAAAGAGCAGTGTGTTGTTTTCTCCACTGATGGGTTAAATGATGAAAGCAACTCTGAGTTCTCTATTCTGATAGTGGCCAGCAGTGCAGGCTGTGTGGTTGTTTTAcctttgatatttttcttactcTACAAAGTTTTAAAACTTCATTTGAAACCAAAATCTGCAAAGGAAGCTGAACTTGCAAAAGAGACTTATGTACAATTTGAAACACTGTCGCTGAAACCTCGAACACTG